Proteins encoded together in one Flavobacterium keumense window:
- a CDS encoding PorP/SprF family type IX secretion system membrane protein — translation MIRIIITLFFLIMSTCTAMAQDPLFTQSFLFPETLNPAFTGLSESNSVGLLHRTQWPNLNLQLDSEFAFINTWSDRINSGIGISIINQRQNFTNYNFTKVDMNYAYKVQLTEDWIFHPSIAIGYGSRGFNSNGIVLEDQIDISNGVINQNSSEFSSFNEKINYFDFSTGMLLNNENFFIGTSLKHINKPNVSVLSNGNVPLDMFFSVNVGYQFTIADYVDIISFPYETKLRLTSNYIKQGNFRRIDFGGALVYSNYFFGISANSNLQDSSGGKTTFNSYSLFGGLNYEHLQFGYSYDFNSLKGVSTGGVYELSVLYRFDLYTKCFTCPKN, via the coding sequence ATGATTCGAATTATTATAACACTCTTTTTTTTAATTATGTCTACCTGTACGGCAATGGCTCAAGATCCTTTGTTTACCCAAAGTTTTTTGTTCCCAGAAACATTGAATCCTGCTTTTACAGGGTTGTCAGAATCTAACAGTGTGGGGTTGTTGCATAGAACACAATGGCCAAATTTGAATTTGCAATTAGATTCGGAATTTGCATTTATAAATACTTGGAGTGACAGAATTAATAGTGGAATAGGTATTAGTATAATTAATCAAAGACAAAATTTCACGAATTATAATTTCACCAAAGTGGATATGAATTATGCTTATAAGGTGCAACTGACAGAGGATTGGATTTTTCATCCCTCTATTGCTATTGGATATGGTTCACGAGGATTTAATTCGAACGGGATTGTCTTAGAAGACCAAATTGATATTTCGAATGGTGTAATTAATCAAAATTCATCTGAGTTTTCAAGTTTTAATGAAAAAATCAATTATTTTGATTTTTCTACGGGAATGCTTTTAAACAATGAAAACTTTTTCATCGGGACTTCTTTAAAGCACATTAATAAACCAAACGTTTCAGTGCTATCCAATGGTAATGTTCCATTAGATATGTTTTTTTCTGTCAATGTAGGATATCAATTTACTATAGCTGATTATGTTGATATTATTTCTTTTCCTTATGAAACAAAACTACGATTGACTTCAAACTACATAAAGCAAGGCAATTTTAGACGAATTGATTTCGGAGGAGCATTAGTTTATTCTAATTATTTTTTCGGGATTAGCGCGAATTCAAATCTACAAGATTCTTCAGGGGGAAAAACTACGTTTAATTCGTATAGTTTGTTTGGAGGATTAAATTATGAACATTTACAATTTGGTTACTCCTATGATTTTAATTCGTTAAAAGGAGTAAGCACAGGAGGAGTATATGAACTTTCAGTATTGTATCGATTTGATTTATATACTAAATGCTTCACTTGTCCTAAAAATTAG